The Mercurialis annua linkage group LG2, ddMerAnnu1.2, whole genome shotgun sequence genome contains a region encoding:
- the LOC126667468 gene encoding uncharacterized protein LOC126667468, which translates to MADFSTSVSTLEKLNANNYSTWSTRMQFYLLGQDLWEIVGGSETIPPTNENDLKKWKVRAGKAMYALSISVEDDLLQHVKDAKTPKEAWDTLAGDPQGVRSKRGGRPMHENWRRQQERRSWQQGGAQLETNNDRREETRRRTNNQCFVCGKRGHYARDCWYRKVEGNIASTHPQVETEEELVFKHLLR; encoded by the exons atGGCGGATTTTTCAACTTCGGTGAGTACCCTTGAAAAACTCAATGCTAATAATTATAGCACATGGAGTACTCGTATGCAATTTTATTTGCTCGGTCAAGATCTGTGGGAGATCGTCGGAGGGAGTGAAACGATACCCCCGACAAATGAAAACGACCTTAAAAAGTGGAAAGTTAGGGCCGGTAAAGCAATGTACGCTTTATCGATTTCGGTGGAGGACGACTTGCTACAACATGTCAAGGATGCGAAAACGCCCAAAGAGGCGTGGGACACTCTTGCTGGA GATCCACAAGGTGTGAGATCCAAAAGAGGAGGGAGGCCAATGCATGAAAATTGGCGTAGACAACAAGAAAGAAGGAGCTGGCAACAAGGGGGAGCTCAACTAGAAACCAACAATGATCGACGAGAGGAGACGAGACGACGTACGAATAATCAATGCTTCGTTTGTGGCAAACGAGGTCACTACGCTCGCGATTGTTGGTATAGAAAAGTTGAAGGAAACATCGCATCCACACACCCACAGGTGGAGACCGAGGAGGAGTTAGTTTTCAAGCATCTGCTGCGGTGA
- the LOC126669411 gene encoding probable linoleate 9S-lipoxygenase 5: MLEKTMEVFCAQPADGTVRETIKIKGTVVLMKKNVLEFKDVKASFLDRVHELVGKGVAVQLISGVHQDPANGMRGKVGKVSYLEKWATKMSPSLKASETMFDINFEWDESMGVPGALIIRNHHHSQFFLKTVSLEDVPEHGRVHFVCNSWVYPTHYYKYDRVFFSNKSYLPWQTPEALRKYREDELINLRGNGKGKLHEWDRVYDYAYYNDLGDPDKGQDYARQVLGGSKEFPYPRRGRTGRKPTKTDPNSESRLPLLSLDIYVPRDERFGHIKFSDFLAYGLKSIAKVLVPEIKSLCDKTINEFDSFEDVLNLYEEGVQLSNGTKPKNHIPWEMLKELLHIDGDRFLKFPVPDVIKEDKSAWRTDEEFGREMLAGVNPVIISRLKEFPPTSKLDPKEYGNQKSTITKELIEGNMNGLTVEQAVRNNKLFILDHHDALMPYLTRINSTTTKTYASRTILLLQDDETLKPLAIELSLPHPQGESHGAISKVFTPAKNGVEGSVWQLAKAYAAVNDSGYHQLISHWLNTHAVIEPFIVATNRQLSVLHPIYKLLHPHFRDTMNINAFARQILINAGGILEMTVFPAKYAMELSAVVYKNWVFTEQALPADLLNRGVAVPDSSQRHGLRLLIEDYPYAVDGLEVWSAIQTWVEEFCALYYPTDDLVQDDCELQSWWTEIRNEGHGDKKDEPWWPKMQTRAELTQTCTIIIWIASALHAAVNFGQYPYAGYLPNRPTVSRRFMPEPGTPEYAELEKDPNLAYLKTITAQLQTLLGISLIEVLSTHSSDEVYLGQRDTPEWTSDHEALATFQRFSERLQEIESKIMDMNNNKKYKNRVGPVKVPYTLLYPGTSDISKQGGLTGRGIPNSVSV, translated from the exons ATGTTAGAGAAAACAATGGAAGTTTTCTGTGCTCAGCCGGCCGACGGGACGGTGAGGGAGACAATAAAGATAAAAGGAACAGTTGTTTTAATGAAGAAGAATGTGCTTGAGTTCAAAGATGTTAAAGCTTCGTTTCTTGACCGAGTTCATGAGTTGGTCGGAAAAGGTGTTGCTGTGCAGCTTATTAGTGGTGTACATCAAGACCCAG cAAATGGGATGAGAGGAAAGGTTGGAAAGGTATCATACTTGGAGAAATGGGCGACAAAAATGAGTCCATCGTTAAAAGCTTCAGAGACAATGTTCGACATAAATTTTGAATGGGATGAGAGTATGGGAGTTCCTGGAGCTTTAATAATTAGAAATCATCACCATAGCCAGTTCTTCCTCAAGACAGTGAGTTTAGAGGATGTTCCCGAACATGGTAGGGTTCATTTTGTCTGCAATTCCTGGGTTTATCCAACACACTATTATAAGTATGACCGAGTCTTCTTCTCTAACAAG AGCTATCTGCCATGGCAAACACCTGAGGCACTACGCAAATATAGAGAAGACGAACTTATAAATCTACGAGGAAATGGAAAAGGCAAGCTACATGAGTGGGATAGAGTGTATGACTATGCTTACTACAACGACTTAGGAGATCCAGACAAGGGTCAAGATTATGCCCGGCAAGTTCTCGGTGGAAGTAAAGAGTTCCCATATCCTCGGAGAGGAAGAACCGGTCGAAAACCGACGAAAACAG ACCCCAATTCGGAGAGCAGATTGCCACTTTTAAGTCTAGATATATATGTTCCTAGAGATGAACGATTTGGTCACATAAAATTTTCGGATTTTTTAGCCTATGGTCTAAAATCTATAGCTAAGGTATTAGTTCCGGAGATCAAATCGTTATGTGACAAGACTATAAACGAATTTGATAGCTTTGAAGACGTTCTTAATCTCTATGAAGAGGGTGTTCAATTATCTAATGGAACCAAACCTAAGAATCACATCCCATGGGAGATGCTCAAGGAACTTTTGCATATTGATGGCGACCGATTCCTCAAATTCCCAGTGCCTGATGTAATCAAAG AGGATAAATCTGCTTGGAGGACAGACGAAGAGTTTGGACGAGAAATGCTCGCCGGAGTTAACCCTGTTATTATAAGTCGACTCAAG GAATTTCCACCAACCAGCAAGTTAGACCCTAAAGAATATGGGAACCAGAAAAGTACAATCACAAAAGAGCTCATAGAAGGGAACATGAATGGTCTCACAGTAGAACAG GCAGTCAGAAATAACAAGCTATTTATATTAGATCATCATGATGCATTGATGCCATACCTGACGAGAATAAACTCGACAACCACGAAGACATATGCTTCAAGAACAATCCTTTTACTGCAAGACGATGAAACGTTGAAGCCGTTGGCAATTGAATTAAGTCTTCCCCATCCACAAGGGGAAAGTCATGGTGCTATCAGCAAAGTTTTCACTCCAGCGAAAAATGGTGTTGAGGGCTCAGTATGGCAGCTTGCCAAAGCTTATGCTGCTGTAAATGATTCTGGATATCATCAGCTTATTAGCCACTG GTTGAACACTCATGCGGTGATAGAACCTTTCATTGTGGCCACAAACAGACAGTTGAGTGTTCTTCACCCGATATATAAGCTTCTGCATCCTCACTTCCGAGACACGATGAACATAAATGCGTTTGCTAGGCAGATTCTCATCAATGCTGGTGGGATACTTGAGATGACCGTCTTTCCAGCCAAATATGCCATGGAACTGTCTGCTGTCGTCTACAAGAATTGGGTTTTCACGGAGCAGGCACTCCCCGCTGATCTGCTCAATAG AGGAGTAGCAGTTCCAGATTCAAGCCAACGACATGGTCTGAGACTTCTGATAGAAGATTATCCTTACGCGGTTGACGGTTTAGAAGTCTGGTCAGCAATTCAGACTTGGGTTGAGGAATTTTGTGCTTTATACTACCCAACAGATGACTTGGTTCAAGATGATTGTGAACTTCAATCATGGTGGACAGAGATTCGCAATGAGGGTCATGGCGACAAGAAAGACGAACCATGGTGGCCTAAGATGCAAACACGAGCAGAACTTACCCAAACATGCACCATTATCATATGGATAGCTTCAGCACTCCACGCAGCTGTCAATTTCGGACAGTACCCTTATGCTGGCTATCTCCCTAACCGTCCAACAGTAAGCCGCCGATTCATGCCCGAGCCAGGAACCCCTGAGTATGCAGAACTTGAGAAAGATCCAAATTTGGCATACCTGAAAACAATCACAGCCCAGCTACAAACTCTCCTCGGCATATCACTTATCGAGGTTTTATCAACGCACTCCTCCGATGAAGTATACCTCGGGCAGAGAGATACACCAGAATGGACATCAGATCACGAAGCATTAGCCACATTCCAAAGATTTTCAGAAAGGCTGCAAGAAATTGAAAGCAAGATTATGGACATGAACAACAATAAGAAATATAAGAACAGAGTTGGGCCAGTGAAGGTGCCTTACACCTTACTCTACCCCGGCACCTCAGATATATCGAAACAGGGAGGACTCACCGGCAGGGGGATTCCCAACAGCGTATCAgtgtaa
- the LOC126666660 gene encoding suppressor of disruption of TFIIS: MDSRCKTPFDCLIFDLDDTLYSSKLGISEALRKNIDDFLVEKCGFAENKASSLRVELFKTYGSSLAGLRALGYDIDADDYHSFVHGKLPYHLIKPDNQLRNILLSIPQRKLIFTNSDRNHAMRSLKRIGIEDCFEQIICFETMNPNLSKSTRPDEFPVLLKPSIDAMKIALHVAHIDPSRTLFLDDNTRNVAAGNALGLRTVLVGKTVKSKESDYAVERVINLPQVIPEIWMRGEDLDDDNQRINRTRSEMDLALAATPVGA; the protein is encoded by the exons ATTTGGATGATACTCTGTATTCTTCCAAGCTTGGAATTTCCGAAGCTTTAAGAAAAAATATCGACG ATTTTCTAGTGGAGAAATGCGGATTTGCAGAGAACAAAGCTTCAAGTCTTCGAGttgaacttttcaaaacttACGGCAGCTCTCTCGCCGGTCTCCGG GCATTAGGCTATGATATTGATGCAGATGACTATCATAG TTTCGTGCACGGGAAATTGCCGTACCATTTGATCAAGCCTGATAATCAATTACGAAATATTTTACTAAGCATTCCTCAAAGAAAACTA ATATTCACTAATTCGGACAGGAATCACGCGATGAGGTCCTTGAAAAGAATAGGAATTGAAGATTGTTTTGAACAAATTATATGCTTTGAAACAATGAATCCAAATCTATCCAAATCGACTCGTCCCGACGAGTTTCCTGTTCTTCTCAAGCCATCAATTGACGCTATGAAGATTGCTCTCCATGTCGCTCATATCGATCCCTCTCGCACT TTATTTCTCGACGACAACACTCGTAATGTGGCAGCAGGAAATGCTCTGGGATTACGGACCGTGCTGGTCGGTAAAACAGTGAAAAGTAAAGAATCTGATTATGCTGTGGAGAGGGTAATTAATCTACCTCAAGTGATTCCTGAAATTTGGATGAGAGGAGAGGATCTGGATGATGATAATCAAAGAATCAATCGAACTAGAAGTGAAATGGATTTAGCTCTTGCAGCCACACCAGTTGGAGCTTAA